In Paeniglutamicibacter kerguelensis, one genomic interval encodes:
- a CDS encoding acyl-CoA thioesterase, with product MSSQIFLDAIDLTSCEAEVFDQAFTAIPQYVPWPKAYGGDMVAQGASAMMRSVGEDRELHSMHSYFLRPVDMHVPVRYEVELMRDGRGYSTRQVRGFQNGKAVYTALGSFHVPESGPEQSSTAPAEYLDLDPETLASASEVLAEAEGAAAEYWSHGRSFDMRHVPGALYLSLDGASTAHQAVWVKAFTDLPDDQITQRAALAYVCDYTILEPLLRTQNLSWSTEGLVTASLDHAMWFHRDGRVDDWVLYVQEAVSSQNNRGLALGRFYTRDGRLLATVAQEGMIRGPRG from the coding sequence ATGAGCTCACAGATCTTCCTCGACGCCATCGACCTGACCTCGTGCGAGGCTGAGGTCTTCGACCAGGCGTTCACCGCCATCCCGCAGTACGTGCCGTGGCCCAAGGCCTACGGCGGAGACATGGTGGCACAGGGCGCCTCGGCCATGATGCGTTCGGTGGGCGAGGACCGCGAGCTGCACTCGATGCACTCCTACTTCCTGCGCCCCGTCGACATGCACGTGCCGGTGCGCTACGAGGTCGAACTCATGCGCGACGGCCGCGGCTACTCGACCCGCCAGGTCCGCGGTTTCCAGAACGGCAAGGCCGTCTACACCGCCCTGGGCTCCTTCCACGTGCCGGAGTCCGGCCCGGAGCAGTCCTCGACGGCCCCGGCCGAGTACCTGGACCTCGATCCGGAAACCCTGGCCAGCGCCTCGGAAGTCCTCGCCGAGGCCGAGGGTGCGGCGGCCGAGTACTGGTCCCACGGTCGCAGCTTCGACATGCGCCATGTGCCCGGCGCCCTGTACCTGTCGCTTGACGGCGCCAGCACCGCGCACCAGGCCGTCTGGGTGAAGGCCTTCACCGACCTTCCCGACGACCAGATCACCCAGCGCGCGGCCCTGGCCTACGTCTGCGATTACACCATCCTCGAACCGCTGCTGCGGACCCAGAACCTTTCCTGGAGCACCGAGGGACTCGTCACGGCCAGCCTGGACCACGCCATGTGGTTCCACCGCGACGGCCGAGTCGACGACTGGGTGCTTTACGTCCAGGAAGCGGTCTCCAGCCAGAACAACCGCGGCCTGGCCCTGGGCCGTTTCTACACCCGCGACGGCCGGCTGCTGGCCACCGTTGCCCAGGAAGGCATGATCCGCGGACCACGCGGCTAG
- a CDS encoding thiamine pyrophosphate-binding protein, translating to MNVAQLVGKTLAELGVGHCFGVVGSGNFTITNTLIEHGVPFTAARHEGGAATMADAYSRASGQVALLSVHQGCGLTNAATGIGEAAKSRTPMIVLAAEAAPSAVYSNFAMDQDGFAASVYAVPERVHSAQSAVADTVRAYRRAVNDRRTVVLNLPLNVQAQEVTDHQAATPAGIAPAEPIRPSRASVQALAELLAGARRPVFVAGRGGRGARNEILALAKHAGALVATSAVAKGLFNEDDFNLGISGGFSSPLAAELITDADLIIGFGCALNMWTMRHGHLIGTGTKVVQVDLEEQALGANRPIDLGIVGDSAQCAADVLEALVAGNVQAREGYRTHAVAARIKESIDWNQVDFDDLSDGQFIDPRTLTKRLDELLPAERIVSVDSGNFMGYPSQFLSVPDEFGFCFTQAFQSIGLGLYTAIGAGLAQPGRMPVLGTGDGGFHMAIAELDTAVRLGLPLVCIVYNDAAYGAEVHHFGIDDPEADMSSVQFPDTDFAAIGRGFGADGITVRTLADLDAVGDWVASNPSQPLVIDAKIASDSGSWWLAEAFKGH from the coding sequence GTGAACGTTGCACAACTTGTCGGCAAGACCCTCGCCGAGCTGGGCGTCGGCCACTGCTTCGGCGTGGTGGGTTCCGGGAACTTCACCATCACCAACACGCTGATCGAGCACGGCGTGCCGTTCACCGCGGCCCGGCACGAGGGCGGGGCCGCGACCATGGCCGATGCCTACTCGCGCGCCAGCGGCCAGGTCGCCCTGCTCTCCGTGCACCAAGGGTGCGGGTTGACCAATGCCGCAACCGGCATCGGCGAGGCGGCAAAGTCCCGCACCCCGATGATCGTGCTCGCCGCCGAGGCGGCGCCCTCGGCCGTGTACTCGAACTTCGCGATGGACCAGGACGGCTTTGCCGCCTCCGTGTACGCGGTGCCCGAGCGCGTGCACTCGGCCCAGTCCGCCGTCGCGGACACCGTCCGGGCCTACCGCCGCGCGGTGAACGACCGCCGGACGGTCGTCCTGAACCTGCCATTGAACGTCCAGGCCCAGGAAGTGACCGACCACCAGGCCGCAACGCCGGCCGGGATTGCTCCTGCCGAACCGATCCGTCCCTCGCGCGCCTCCGTGCAGGCCCTGGCCGAGCTGCTGGCCGGGGCGCGGCGCCCGGTGTTCGTGGCCGGACGCGGCGGGCGCGGCGCCCGGAACGAGATTCTGGCCCTGGCGAAGCACGCGGGTGCATTGGTGGCGACCTCGGCCGTGGCCAAGGGCCTGTTCAACGAGGACGACTTCAACCTCGGCATCTCCGGCGGATTCTCTTCCCCGCTCGCGGCCGAACTGATCACCGACGCCGATCTCATCATCGGGTTTGGCTGCGCGTTGAACATGTGGACCATGCGCCACGGGCACCTGATCGGCACCGGCACCAAGGTCGTCCAGGTCGACCTCGAGGAACAGGCCCTGGGAGCCAACAGGCCGATCGACCTGGGTATCGTCGGGGACTCCGCGCAGTGCGCCGCCGACGTGCTCGAGGCACTCGTCGCAGGAAACGTGCAGGCCCGCGAGGGCTACCGCACGCATGCCGTCGCGGCGCGCATCAAGGAATCGATCGACTGGAATCAGGTCGATTTCGATGACCTGTCCGACGGGCAGTTCATCGACCCGCGCACGCTGACCAAGCGGCTCGACGAGCTGCTGCCGGCCGAGCGCATCGTCAGCGTGGACTCGGGCAATTTCATGGGATACCCCAGTCAGTTCCTCTCGGTGCCCGACGAGTTCGGCTTCTGCTTCACCCAGGCCTTCCAGTCCATCGGGCTGGGCCTGTACACGGCCATCGGCGCGGGTCTGGCGCAGCCCGGACGCATGCCCGTGCTGGGCACCGGCGACGGCGGTTTCCACATGGCGATCGCCGAGCTGGACACCGCAGTGCGGCTGGGCCTGCCGCTGGTGTGCATCGTCTACAACGACGCCGCCTACGGCGCGGAGGTGCACCACTTCGGCATCGATGACCCGGAAGCGGACATGAGCTCCGTGCAGTTCCCGGACACCGACTTCGCGGCCATCGGGCGCGGCTTCGGCGCCGACGGAATCACCGTGCGGACCCTTGCGGACCTGGACGCGGTGGGGGATTGGGTGGCTTCGAACCCCTCCCAGCCGCTGGTGATCGATGCGAAGATCGCCTCCGACTCGGGCTCATGGTGGCTCGCGGAGGCCTTCAAGGGGCACTGA
- a CDS encoding cyclase family protein produces the protein MSPVQNVLASLATGAVEVLDLTAPLSSDTPTLVLPEPFANLIDFSIDEVSAYNEPGPFWKHHNIHTGEHIGTHIDAPIHWISGREGKDVSQLDPARLVGPAVVLDFSAEAAADPDFLIDISHLVDWQEEHGAFPANSWLLFRTGWDQYGHDQQAFLNLDEDGSHTPGFTAECAKWIAEELKISGIGVETVGIDAGNAGALNPPFPMHYFLLGADKYGITSLKNLDKLPTHGAMIVVAPLPIVGGTGAPTRVLAMVGKS, from the coding sequence ATGAGTCCTGTACAAAATGTCCTGGCGTCGCTGGCCACCGGTGCCGTTGAAGTCCTCGACCTGACGGCGCCGCTTTCGTCCGACACCCCGACGCTGGTGTTGCCCGAACCGTTCGCCAACCTGATCGACTTCAGCATTGACGAGGTCTCCGCCTACAACGAGCCGGGTCCGTTCTGGAAGCACCACAACATCCACACCGGCGAGCACATCGGCACGCACATCGACGCACCGATCCACTGGATCTCCGGGCGCGAGGGCAAGGACGTCTCGCAGCTGGACCCCGCGCGACTGGTCGGACCGGCAGTGGTGCTGGACTTCAGCGCGGAGGCCGCCGCGGACCCCGACTTCCTGATCGACATCTCGCACCTGGTCGACTGGCAGGAAGAGCACGGCGCCTTCCCCGCCAACTCGTGGCTGCTCTTCCGCACCGGGTGGGACCAGTACGGGCACGACCAGCAGGCATTCCTGAACCTCGACGAGGACGGCTCGCACACCCCGGGCTTCACCGCCGAATGCGCCAAGTGGATTGCCGAGGAGCTCAAGATCTCCGGCATCGGCGTGGAAACCGTGGGCATCGACGCCGGCAACGCCGGTGCGCTGAACCCGCCGTTCCCGATGCACTACTTCCTGCTGGGCGCCGACAAGTACGGCATCACCTCGCTGAAGAACCTGGACAAGCTGCCCACCCACGGGGCCATGATCGTGGTGGCGCCGCTGCCGATCGTCGGCGGCACCGGCGCGCCGACCCGCGTGCTGGCCATGGTCGGAAAGAGCTGA
- a CDS encoding bifunctional salicylyl-CoA 5-hydroxylase/oxidoreductase produces the protein MKIAVVGGGPGGLYFSALMKQLDPAHEVTVWERNAASDTFGFGVVFSDETLGGIGNADTVIADYMSRRFARWSDIDIHFRGEMHTVGGQGFAAMSRKELLELLQRRCIELGVDVRFSTMAPDVEQLSADYDLVLAADGLNSAIRARFADSFKPSLDPRVSKYMWLGTDQVFEAFKFFVKETDAGTMQIHGYPYSDEGSTFIVEMHEDVWRAAGFDETENEVFAPGVSDEKAVEKITEIFSDELAGHEVLTNNSKWINFTTVRNQNWRHENIVLLGDAAHTAHFSIGSGTKLAMEDSLALAACLHEHGTVEAALAAYETERRPVVESTQRAAQASMEWFENIGQYKDQDPVQFCFNLLTRSRRITYENLKLRDTSFAEKVDADFARLAGSKEIAPAMFQPYRIGELELVNRVIVSPMDMYSATDGVPGEFHLVHLGSKAMGGAGLVMTEMVCVSETGRITPGCTGLYNDEQATAWKRITDYVHANSNAKIGAQIGHSGRKGSTKLMWEGIDEPLETGNWEVLAPSAIPYGEGCHVPAEITRAQMDTVREQFVAAARRADAAGFDLLELHAAHGYLLSSFLSPLSNRRTDEYGGSLENRLRYPLEVLDAVRAAWPAHKPIGARISATDWVEGGNTEDDALAIAQAFIDHGIDSIDVSSGQIVRNERPAFGRSYQTPFADKIRNQVAAAADVAVIAVGAISSYDDVNSILLAGRADLVALGRTHLYNPQWTLQAAAEQDYSGAGASWPLPFKAGRRKPPSARTDAVRPRLSLLKEETIDEQVHLRWTPAKDSSTEDLVPSV, from the coding sequence ATGAAAATCGCAGTTGTTGGCGGCGGCCCCGGCGGCCTGTACTTCTCGGCCCTCATGAAGCAGCTTGACCCGGCCCACGAGGTCACCGTCTGGGAACGCAATGCGGCCTCGGACACCTTCGGCTTCGGCGTGGTCTTCTCCGACGAGACCCTCGGCGGCATCGGCAACGCGGACACCGTCATCGCCGACTACATGTCCCGCCGCTTCGCCCGCTGGAGCGACATCGACATCCATTTCCGCGGCGAGATGCACACCGTCGGCGGCCAGGGCTTCGCCGCCATGAGCCGCAAGGAACTGCTCGAGCTGCTGCAGCGCCGTTGCATCGAACTCGGCGTGGACGTGCGCTTCTCCACCATGGCGCCGGATGTCGAACAGCTCTCCGCCGACTATGACCTGGTGCTCGCCGCCGACGGCCTGAACTCCGCGATCCGCGCCAGGTTCGCCGACTCCTTCAAGCCCTCGCTGGACCCGCGCGTGTCCAAGTACATGTGGCTGGGCACCGACCAGGTCTTCGAGGCGTTCAAGTTCTTCGTCAAGGAAACCGACGCCGGCACCATGCAGATCCACGGCTACCCGTACTCCGACGAAGGCTCGACCTTCATCGTGGAAATGCACGAGGACGTCTGGCGCGCCGCCGGCTTCGACGAGACCGAGAACGAGGTCTTCGCCCCCGGCGTGAGCGACGAGAAGGCCGTCGAGAAGATCACCGAGATCTTCTCCGACGAGCTCGCCGGGCACGAGGTGCTCACCAACAACTCCAAGTGGATCAACTTCACCACGGTGCGCAACCAGAACTGGCGCCACGAAAACATCGTGCTGCTCGGCGACGCCGCCCACACCGCGCACTTCTCCATCGGCTCGGGCACCAAGCTCGCCATGGAGGACTCGCTGGCCCTGGCCGCCTGCCTGCACGAGCACGGAACCGTCGAGGCCGCGCTGGCCGCCTACGAGACCGAGCGCCGCCCGGTCGTCGAATCCACGCAGCGCGCAGCCCAGGCGTCCATGGAATGGTTCGAGAACATCGGCCAGTACAAGGACCAGGACCCGGTGCAGTTCTGCTTCAACCTGCTCACCCGCTCCCGCCGCATCACCTACGAGAACCTCAAGCTGCGCGACACGTCCTTCGCCGAGAAGGTCGACGCCGACTTCGCGCGCCTGGCAGGCTCCAAGGAAATCGCCCCGGCGATGTTCCAGCCGTACAGGATCGGTGAGCTGGAACTGGTGAACCGCGTCATCGTCTCCCCTATGGACATGTACTCGGCGACCGACGGCGTGCCGGGCGAGTTCCACCTGGTGCACCTGGGATCCAAGGCCATGGGCGGCGCCGGGCTTGTCATGACGGAGATGGTCTGCGTCTCCGAGACCGGCCGCATCACCCCCGGCTGCACCGGCCTGTACAACGACGAGCAGGCGACCGCGTGGAAGCGCATCACCGACTACGTGCACGCCAACTCGAACGCCAAGATCGGCGCGCAGATCGGCCACTCCGGCCGCAAGGGCTCCACCAAGCTCATGTGGGAGGGCATCGACGAGCCGCTGGAAACCGGCAACTGGGAGGTGCTGGCCCCCAGCGCCATCCCCTACGGCGAGGGCTGCCACGTTCCGGCCGAAATCACCCGCGCCCAGATGGATACGGTCCGCGAGCAGTTTGTCGCCGCCGCACGCCGCGCGGATGCGGCGGGCTTCGACCTGCTGGAGCTGCACGCGGCCCACGGCTACCTGCTCTCCTCGTTCCTCTCACCGCTGTCGAACCGGCGCACGGACGAGTACGGCGGATCGCTGGAGAACCGCCTGCGCTACCCGCTTGAGGTGCTCGACGCGGTGCGCGCAGCCTGGCCGGCCCACAAGCCGATCGGAGCCCGCATCTCCGCCACCGACTGGGTCGAGGGCGGGAACACGGAGGACGACGCGCTGGCCATCGCCCAGGCTTTCATCGACCACGGCATCGATTCGATCGACGTCTCCTCCGGGCAGATCGTGCGCAACGAACGCCCGGCATTCGGCCGCAGCTACCAGACCCCGTTTGCGGACAAGATCCGCAACCAGGTCGCTGCCGCCGCGGACGTCGCCGTCATCGCGGTGGGCGCCATTTCCTCCTACGACGACGTGAACTCGATCCTGCTGGCGGGCCGCGCGGACCTCGTCGCCCTGGGCCGCACGCACCTGTACAATCCGCAGTGGACGCTGCAGGCCGCTGCGGAGCAGGACTACTCGGGAGCCGGCGCCAGCTGGCCGCTGCCGTTCAAGGCAGGGCGCCGCAAGCCGCCAAGTGCCCGCACCGACGCGGTCCGCCCGCGCCTCTCGCTGCTGAAGGAGGAGACAATCGACGAGCAGGTCCACCTGCGCTGGACTCCGGCCAAGGACTCCTCCACCGAGGACCTGGTGCCGAGCGTCTAG
- a CDS encoding AMP-binding protein: MELSRTAHQDTFTRDHLPPHELWPTLEFTLPELQYPERLNAATVLIDDTVETFGADRPALLAPDGTSLSYGELLTRANQVAQILTEDFGIVPGNRVMLRAPNNGWLVACWLGVIKAGAVVVTTMPALRAAEIEKLAALTKPSLMLCDHRFMDDALAASAGGYPVVPVGSDSEDDVVARAAAKSGQFTNVDTAADDVALLGPTSGTTGVPKITMHFHRDILANADTFARHILRPTADDVFAGSPPLAFTFGLGGLVVFPLRFGASSLLTERTTPVELAQLSHDAGATILFTAPTAYRAMLKEGKADLLRGLRVAVSAGEHLPAATWQAVKDATGLELIDGIGSTELLHVFISAAGEQIRPGTTGKAVPGYRATILDLDGNELGPDEVGRLAVIGPTGCRYLDDERQHAYVSNGWNVTGDTFVRDADGYFTYQARSDNMIISSGYNIGGPEVEEAIIQHPDVLETAVVARPDEHRGSVVCAFVVLVDGVSGSAAKAKELQDFVKTVIAPYKYPREVRFVDELPRNPSGKLQHFKLREALADAPAS; the protein is encoded by the coding sequence ATGGAACTATCCCGCACTGCGCATCAAGACACCTTCACCCGCGACCACCTGCCGCCGCACGAACTCTGGCCGACGCTGGAGTTCACGCTGCCGGAATTGCAGTACCCCGAACGGCTCAACGCCGCCACCGTCCTCATCGACGACACGGTGGAAACCTTCGGCGCCGACCGACCGGCACTGCTGGCACCGGACGGAACCTCGCTCAGCTACGGCGAACTGCTCACACGGGCCAACCAGGTCGCGCAGATCCTCACCGAGGACTTCGGGATCGTCCCGGGCAACCGCGTGATGCTGCGTGCCCCGAACAACGGGTGGCTTGTCGCCTGCTGGCTCGGCGTCATCAAGGCCGGAGCTGTGGTTGTCACGACCATGCCGGCCCTGCGCGCGGCGGAAATCGAAAAGCTTGCGGCGCTGACCAAGCCGTCGCTGATGCTCTGCGACCACCGCTTCATGGACGACGCACTGGCCGCCTCGGCCGGTGGCTACCCGGTCGTCCCGGTGGGTTCCGACTCGGAGGACGACGTCGTGGCACGCGCCGCGGCCAAGTCGGGGCAGTTCACCAACGTAGACACGGCGGCGGACGACGTGGCACTGCTCGGACCGACCTCGGGCACCACCGGGGTCCCGAAGATCACCATGCACTTCCACCGCGACATCCTGGCCAACGCGGACACGTTCGCCCGGCACATCCTGCGACCCACCGCGGACGACGTCTTCGCGGGCTCCCCGCCGCTGGCCTTCACCTTCGGCCTGGGCGGGCTGGTGGTCTTCCCGCTGCGCTTCGGTGCCAGCTCGCTGCTGACCGAACGCACCACGCCGGTGGAACTGGCACAGCTCTCCCACGACGCCGGCGCCACGATCCTCTTCACGGCACCCACCGCGTACCGGGCCATGCTCAAGGAGGGCAAAGCCGACCTGCTGCGCGGTCTGCGCGTTGCCGTCTCCGCCGGCGAGCACCTGCCGGCGGCGACCTGGCAGGCCGTCAAGGACGCCACCGGGCTGGAACTGATCGACGGCATCGGCTCCACCGAGCTGCTGCATGTGTTCATCTCCGCCGCGGGGGAACAGATCCGACCCGGCACCACGGGCAAGGCGGTGCCCGGGTACCGGGCCACCATTCTGGACCTGGACGGCAACGAACTGGGCCCCGACGAGGTCGGGCGGCTTGCCGTCATCGGCCCTACCGGCTGCCGCTACCTGGACGACGAACGCCAGCACGCCTACGTCTCCAACGGCTGGAACGTCACCGGGGACACCTTCGTGCGCGACGCTGACGGCTACTTCACCTACCAGGCCCGCAGCGACAACATGATCATTTCCTCCGGCTACAACATCGGCGGGCCGGAGGTCGAGGAGGCCATCATCCAGCACCCGGACGTGCTGGAAACCGCCGTGGTGGCGCGCCCCGATGAGCACCGCGGATCGGTGGTCTGCGCCTTCGTGGTGCTGGTGGACGGGGTCTCCGGGTCAGCGGCCAAGGCCAAGGAACTCCAAGACTTCGTGAAGACCGTCATCGCGCCCTACAAGTACCCGCGCGAGGTCCGCTTCGTCGACGAGCTGCCCCGGAACCCCAGCGGCAAGCTCCAGCACTTCAAGCTGCGCGAGGCACTGGCCGACGCCCCCGCCTCCTAG
- a CDS encoding TetR/AcrR family transcriptional regulator encodes MSVTNHGNPPLRGRAREAQNNDSAILRAAHEVFCERGWGAPMSEVAARAGIGVASIYRRYPSKPVLVNALRILALEQLIERADSCAAAAATPGNPNSAVESFLRRNIVEASAPLVSVSGHQQETTPEIDALAARLEKSLESVIAVDRRLKLVPEHYGPADLMLTFTHLRPNLPVQRERLTEIHLRELDYVLRGLRAAASDGSGVAGRPSSWQEWLQINGAPAAGSRTRHGSN; translated from the coding sequence ATGAGTGTCACGAACCACGGAAACCCCCCGCTGCGCGGCCGAGCTCGTGAGGCGCAGAACAACGATTCCGCGATCCTGCGGGCGGCCCACGAGGTATTTTGCGAACGCGGTTGGGGTGCGCCGATGTCCGAGGTGGCGGCCCGGGCGGGAATCGGAGTGGCGAGCATCTATCGCCGGTATCCCAGCAAGCCAGTGTTGGTCAACGCCCTGCGGATTCTTGCCCTGGAGCAGCTCATCGAGCGGGCCGATTCGTGCGCCGCAGCCGCGGCAACGCCCGGCAACCCGAATTCCGCCGTCGAATCCTTCCTCCGCCGCAACATCGTAGAAGCCTCGGCGCCGCTTGTTTCGGTATCCGGCCACCAGCAGGAAACCACGCCGGAGATTGATGCCCTTGCCGCCCGTCTCGAGAAGTCCCTCGAATCGGTCATCGCCGTAGACCGCCGGCTCAAACTGGTTCCGGAACACTACGGCCCCGCCGATCTCATGCTGACCTTTACGCACCTGCGTCCGAACCTGCCGGTGCAGCGGGAACGGCTGACCGAGATCCATCTGCGTGAACTCGACTACGTACTTCGCGGGCTGCGCGCCGCGGCCTCCGACGGATCCGGGGTGGCCGGAAGACCCTCAAGCTGGCAGGAATGGTTGCAGATCAATGGCGCCCCGGCGGCAGGCAGCCGAACCCGCCACGGGTCCAACTGA
- a CDS encoding MFS transporter, with the protein MPPAPAPTTTLPPGVDPATAPGPRLLVPSLALAVLAFSMMQTLLVPALGTFMEEFGIDASTAGWILTAYLLVGAVAAPILGSFGDRYGHRKILLATLAIFVIGSITAAAAGNFAFLLLGRVLQGVSTATFPLALAIVRRHTTGATQRAYFGWLSGTLGLGAGVALVIGGLVLEALSWQWLFAIGALMGGAALLLVFFFVPASSKGKPTRTDWAGTALLVLGLVSLLLGISQGGRWGWTSPAVLGLFALAVASLIALVRVELRLEAPLLDVRTLARPALAIANGLSLVLGFIPYLFYIGLPVLLQAPSASGVGQGFTVTQTGLALLPSALLVFLGGRFAPLLIQRIGSKPTAFMALAIMAAGSIGVAIAPGSLVMVVVFFSIVGLGNGIGFAVCADLVATLSPRNEVAAAMGVNGVVRTVGSALGTPIATVILTTVALSDSGSTTLVSFSTLFFMAAAMGVVGALLTLGLRIGVRTGAAPRD; encoded by the coding sequence ATGCCCCCAGCACCAGCACCGACAACCACCCTGCCCCCGGGAGTCGACCCCGCCACCGCGCCCGGGCCTCGACTACTGGTGCCGTCCCTGGCGTTGGCGGTACTTGCTTTTTCAATGATGCAGACCCTTCTGGTTCCGGCACTCGGCACCTTCATGGAGGAGTTCGGTATCGATGCGTCCACGGCAGGCTGGATCCTGACCGCGTACCTTCTTGTCGGCGCCGTGGCCGCACCGATCCTCGGATCGTTTGGGGATCGATATGGCCACCGCAAGATCCTGCTCGCCACCCTGGCGATCTTCGTGATCGGCAGCATCACGGCCGCCGCGGCCGGGAACTTTGCCTTCCTGCTGCTCGGTCGCGTCCTGCAGGGCGTGAGCACGGCAACCTTCCCGCTGGCGCTGGCTATCGTCCGACGCCACACAACGGGCGCGACGCAGCGAGCGTACTTTGGCTGGCTCAGCGGGACCCTCGGCCTCGGGGCCGGCGTGGCTCTTGTCATCGGGGGCCTGGTGCTCGAGGCCCTTTCGTGGCAGTGGCTTTTTGCCATCGGGGCGCTCATGGGCGGCGCGGCATTGCTCCTGGTGTTCTTCTTCGTTCCGGCCTCCTCCAAGGGCAAGCCAACGCGGACCGACTGGGCAGGAACCGCGCTTCTGGTCCTTGGGCTGGTTTCGCTGCTGCTGGGGATCTCGCAGGGCGGACGCTGGGGCTGGACCTCACCGGCGGTGCTGGGTTTGTTCGCGCTCGCGGTTGCCTCGCTCATCGCGCTGGTTCGCGTGGAACTCCGTCTCGAGGCGCCGCTGCTTGACGTGCGCACCCTGGCCCGCCCCGCGCTGGCCATCGCCAACGGGCTCTCGCTGGTCCTGGGATTTATCCCATACCTCTTCTACATCGGCCTGCCCGTACTTCTTCAGGCTCCGTCGGCCTCCGGCGTTGGCCAGGGGTTCACGGTGACCCAAACCGGGCTCGCCCTGCTTCCGTCTGCCCTCCTGGTATTCCTCGGTGGCCGGTTCGCGCCCCTGCTGATCCAGCGCATCGGATCCAAGCCCACGGCGTTCATGGCGCTGGCCATCATGGCCGCGGGCAGCATCGGCGTTGCGATCGCTCCCGGCAGCCTGGTGATGGTGGTGGTGTTCTTCTCGATCGTCGGGCTTGGAAACGGCATTGGATTTGCGGTCTGCGCCGATCTTGTCGCCACGTTGAGTCCGCGCAACGAGGTGGCGGCCGCCATGGGTGTCAACGGTGTGGTGCGCACGGTTGGTTCAGCCCTGGGTACCCCCATCGCCACGGTCATCCTGACAACGGTGGCCCTGTCCGACTCCGGGAGCACAACCCTGGTATCGTTCTCGACGCTGTTTTTCATGGCAGCCGCCATGGGCGTCGTTGGCGCATTGCTCACGCTCGGATTGCGGATCGGGGTTCGCACAGGCGCCGCCCCCCGGGACTAA